The window CACTTTTCTCCATATTCTTGTTTTGCAAATTTCTCTAGTTTCTCTGAGATTTCTAGTTCGTTAACATTTTCTGTAAAAGATTCGAGACTTTTCAGAAACTCTTTTATTTTTTCAATATTCTCATTTTCTTCCACATTCTTACCTTCCAAATTTTTATCACTTTAAAAAATTTTAGTACTTTTTAAAGAATTGCATGTTTTATATGTATTTTAGATTTGAGTATCTTGGAACCTTTGGATGTAGTCTGCAAGGTGAAATTATTTTGTTTTAAGAAAAAAACTGAGTGTAACACCCGTTTTCCAAAGAATTCGCCAGGCGACTTCAAAGTTACTTCATAGAGGCCTTTTTATGCATTTGTTCTGAAGATTTTTCATTTTTGGGTATCAAAGCAGAGCATCTTTTGAAAAAACTCTATTAGAGTGGTGTTTTTTGTGGAAATACGAAATATTTTTATGCAAAATAAAAGCATGTATACTCAATCTTGTTATTCATTACTCTCGATTACATTGAACTATTACTTCTATCTATTTTCTACAAACTCATTGGTACATTGTCCTACTTTCTATACTTAACGTGCCCTATATCTCTATTAAGCTACTCATACTTTGTGAGCTACTATACGTATTACCGCTTCTTCTTTCCTGCTCTATCATGATCTTCTACTACATCTACTGTAACATGATCTAGTACGTTATGATGTATTTCCCTAGTACCTCTTCTATACTCTGATCTACAGTACTTTGTACTCTAGTCATCTCTTTTTTTATATATGCTCTTCCTGTAGTTAGGGAGAACTTAGTGATTATCAGGGTTCTTTTCTCCTTTTACTGTGACATTGTTCTCCAAAAATTCCCCTTCCCCCCTTATTTTATCTTGTTTTTTGAGCGTGACATTCTTTATAAGAAGCCTTCCTTTTTCAATCTCTCAATGCTTCGGTAAATTTCCCTTCTCCCTACTCCTAATTCTCTTGCTATTGCCTCTTTGTTGTCCGCCTTTTCAATTACAAGTTTGTAATAAACTTGCTTATCTCTTTCTTTTAACTTTTTGCTAAATAACACTTTATAAAAGTCCACGCTCTCTATTGCCTCTCTCTGCCATCTACAACCTTCACACTTTATCCAAGGTAAATTACGTTTTACAAAATCACATCCCATAAAAGTATATAGTTTTTCATCAAAAATATTAAGTATCTCCTTTTCTGGTAAAGGTTGCTTTAGGAGATCATTCTTTTTTCTTACAAGATATTGCGCATATTTTTTATCATTGCTTTTAATCAATAGATTGTATAGGATAAACAAACTTTCATCCCTTTCACCGACAACAAGTTCTCTGTCTAATATTTGTCTTATACAAGCCTGAGTTCCCTTGTATTCCCAATTTATTTGTGCTTGTGCTTCATTTGTTGATGTTTTCTTTTTTTCTTTTTCTTCCTCTTTTTCTAATAAGTCTGTTACAAATGAGGGTAAAGTTTTTATCTGTGATAGAGGATTTATAATTTTGTATTCAAAGCCGTCTATAATTGCAGGTGGTTCCACGACATATTGTCCCAGCCCTTTAAATTCAACTTCAAAACCGTTAATTTTCAGTATCTTGCCTGCATACTTCTTTTCAGAATAAAAGTTTAAATGCACACCTCTACTTGTTTGTGTTAGTGCAGTATTTTTATACTCGTCGGGGAAATTCTTAAAGGCCTCAAGGCTATCAAAATCTAATGAGTAGAACCCTCCAAAGCCTGTTATAATTCCTACATTGAAGTTTGGAAAATCAAGAAGCCACTTTAAGATTTTTTTAGGTTTAGGCTGTCTAGTCTGGTAATGCTTCCAATTAATTAAAGGTTTCTTCTCATTATTAAGAGGCATGATTGAAAGACCCCTTTGTACGTACTCTGCTATAAGTTTAGTTCGCTCGTTAGTGGGTTCAATGTAGATTGTAGAACTTTCAAATAATTCCGCAATTTGTTCTAATGCTTTGAACTTGCTCGATTTTGTGGTATAATTTCCTCGCATAAAAAGAGTGAGGTTGGCTTTGCAATATGCGCTCTCCCAAAACAACATATTGCAAAGCCATTTTTTATTACCTCTCTATTTTCGCCTCCTTTCGTTTGTTTTTCAATTTGTTTACCTTGTTTTCATCGTCCATTTTCTTTATCTCCTTTCCCAGTTTGGACATTATGTATTAGATGTTGCCATAGATTCTGGGCCTTCTTTCAAAAATGATTCTTCTTTTTTCTTTTGCTTTTCTAATATTACATTCATTAATTTCTTCTTTCATTTTTCTCACCCCCAAAGCACTTTTAATTTGTTTGTCTTTACTACACAACCTTCTCATTCCAAATGTTTTTGTACTTATTTTCTGCATCCAGCGTTCCAACAGCCTCGTAGTATCCAGTCACAAGTTTCTTTTGTATTTCTCGTATTGCCTCTATCGACCGTTTTGTCTCTAACAATAATCTCATAAGGTCAGCAATCTCTTCTGTATTCCAATTCATTTGCATGTTTACTTTTGCATCCTCAAGGTTTTTAATTCCATCGACAATCTTTTTCATATTTTCCCAATTAAATTGCTCGAGATACTTTTCTGTAATCTCTACAACAACCTCTAAATAACGGATTGCATTCGTAATTTCTTCCATACCTTTCGAGTTGATCACCATCTTTTTCTCCTCTTTCTCTTCTTCCTCGCTTTCCACTATTTATCACCCCTTTCTATCAATTCTTTTTAAAGTCTTTATCAAAATAAAAATAGGAGGCATCTGCACCTCCTTCTTTTATTTATTTTTATTTCTACTTTCTTTTATGCCCTTTTTCTTTTCTTAGGCTTTACAACTCTTGCCTCAAATTCGCTTTCTGGTATTCGTATTGCTCTGCCAATCTTTATTGCCTTTATTTTTCCTTGCCAAATCCAGCTATAAACGGTATTCTTATTCACCTTAAACTGCTCTGCAAATTCTTTAACCGTTTTCATTTTTTCTTCATCTTTCATACCAAGCCCCATATACATGATAACACACTTTATATTGTTGTCAAGAGCTTTATATTTTTTTATTGAATTCTGTATTAACAACAGAAATAGAATAGTAATAATGCTACTTGATTGATATTTTTAGTGTTTCTTATTAATGTTAGAAACTTAAAAAAGATGCCATTTCCAAAAAGGTATAGAGATAATGTGAATATTCTCATTGAAGTTTAATCAGTTTCTTCGCTTTTTGATTTGTTTCTTAATGCGGAATTAGTTTTCTCAATAAACCGTGTAAGGAAAGACTGTTACGGGAAAAATGTGTCCATGGCCATTCCAGTTGTCAGTAAAATCGATTTCCAAACATTGCAACATAATGGACATAATTTGCTTTCAAATCGAAGAAAGCGTTGTTTAGTTTATCAAAAAATGAAGTAAATCCCATTTTCAGTAATAAGGAAAAAT is drawn from Caldisericum sp. and contains these coding sequences:
- a CDS encoding bifunctional DNA primase/polymerase — encoded protein: MPLNNEKKPLINWKHYQTRQPKPKKILKWLLDFPNFNVGIITGFGGFYSLDFDSLEAFKNFPDEYKNTALTQTSRGVHLNFYSEKKYAGKILKINGFEVEFKGLGQYVVEPPAIIDGFEYKIINPLSQIKTLPSFVTDLLEKEEEKEKKKTSTNEAQAQINWEYKGTQACIRQILDRELVVGERDESLFILYNLLIKSNDKKYAQYLVRKKNDLLKQPLPEKEILNIFDEKLYTFMGCDFVKRNLPWIKCEGCRWQREAIESVDFYKVLFSKKLKERDKQVYYKLVIEKADNKEAIARELGVGRREIYRSIERLKKEGFL
- a CDS encoding helix-turn-helix domain-containing protein — encoded protein: MKDEEKMKTVKEFAEQFKVNKNTVYSWIWQGKIKAIKIGRAIRIPESEFEARVVKPKKRKRA